From Leishmania braziliensis MHOM/BR/75/M2904 complete genome, chromosome 22:
CTTCGCACGCGCaagaggcggtggtgcttgCCTCGTGTAGCATGTTTGGAGGAACAGGCAGAGCGCGGCGGAAAGCGATGAcgacagaaaagaaaaatggagaagggagaaggaaatcGACGCGCTCAGCACCTCCCAGCTTTCAAGCAAGGGGAGAAAGAAGTTACTGCAAGTGGCCTCCTACTATGCGTTGCagcgtgtggggggggggggggtctcCACAgggaaggcggagaggcGCAAAACAAAAAGTTGCACCAGACGCGCATCCGCTGCCACATGACCGCGGCCGTTGGCCTTCGTTcgcctttctctgttttgttttgGTTCATAtcacgtgtgtgcgcttgTATGCTCACACAAGGCCGcgtgtgcggcgcagcatcacacacacacacacacgcgcacacagtaGAGCAGAGTCGACTCATGCAGTCTTTCAGGTCCTCAAAGCGCGAGAGAGTCGACTGCCTCTCCATGGCTCTCGAAAAGACACGGAGTGAGCATCTGGTCATATAAcccgctctccaccacccTCTTTGCCATCTTTGTTGTGTGCTACTCGCCCTCGCAAGTGTTCTTTGACCTCTGCAACACAGCATCAAGCCTAGGCGTGAGTGCAGGACTGAAAAGGAAGACTCCATTGCGTCATTTCGCGGCGGCGTTCTCCGATGATGCCAAGAAACGCTTGAAGTCGTCAAAGGGTGGTGTCGGTAGCTCCTCCCATGCAACCTCAGCCGATTGGTGTATGttcagcgacggcggcgcgtACTCCTGCAGGTAGTGCGGCTCCATGCCATGCCATTCTTGGTAGGGTAGCCCTGGGACGAGGTCTGGGTACTCGCCGCGAGCATTCGGCACGCTCACACGCCATACTGGGTCGCCTGGCACGAGGTAGAAGAGTACGcacggtgacggcggcgtgtATGGAAGCGTCATATGATCCCATAAACAGGCGCGCAGCATCCTCTCCGTGGCGAGACGCTGGGCTGCGACACCGACAGAAGACTCTGACGAAGGTGAAGGAGCAAAGCCGCAGTAGGGGAAGGTTAAGGGCTACAAGAAGTGCAGTtccgccccctttttttaCATAAATGACTCCCGTGTGTTTCGATTGTGTAGTTGGTCAAGCAGAGCGAGCGAAAGACATGAGGGCACAAAACGGGAGGACTGGGATACGGGGCCGGTGGAGGGAAGACACAACAAGCCGGAtacgctcacacacacacacacaccaaacAGAAATGTGGTGAAGGCAGAAAGCAAACCCTTGCGCAACGgcatcgtcctcctctccgtcttGTGTATgaagacggagaggaggCCGAAGTGGAAAGAGGGTGGCTGTGACGTGTCGAGGGTAACTCCGTGagtctcctcctcgttcaCGACACCTTTGGTCAGTACTCCTGTCGTTCAGTTAatcaccaccgctgccccccaCCTGAAGTAAGCAGATTGAAAAATAAAAGCTGTACTGAACGAAAGGGGACGTCGAGGCCATAGAGTACCCAGCATGCACGGAAACCCTTCCCTACTTACCCCTTAAGTCCACTCTCCGCCTCGACCAGTGTCCTCACATAAAGCCGTGTGATGGTGTTCCGTGCTGAGAGTGCGCTGCACACATGTCCCCCTCCCGTCGGCCGCAGAGCACGTGTGCAACGcgcgaaaagaaaacaactTCGACTTCAAGCGACCCACCAAAGTCGTTTCTTCGAAATGGAGAGAAAACCAAAACGAATGAAACCCGCAGATCCGTCAGAGTGGAATACGCTGCGACCGCCCTTcatctctcgctccctcccaCCTCCGCACGCTCGGTACCACATACCCCTTGACCTCATCCATCCGCACATCAAAGTGAAGAACGGGAGAGAGCACCACCGCAGACATCGCGGAAAAAAAACGGCAGTAACGCCATTTTAGTTTCTCAGGCATGTCCGCTTTTGGCCACGCAGCAGGTGTGCAACGCCACTCTGCCCCTGGCCTCTGACGGgtccatcgcgtggtgcgacAGAGCCGTAGGGCACGCACTGCAGCAACACCTACTCagccatcggagcacggcaTCCTCCTCAACCTCGGCCCACCTCCCGCTCCGCGGGTCACTACGTGAtgcgccctccccccctagagtggctcaggctccccaccagcaggcagcgagggctgGATGGGatacgttcgagtcacgTCAACACTTCACCTACCACATGAATGGCACAGACCTGTTTGCTGTAACAGGTCGCTCCAACGCAACGCTCTGACGCCCCTCTACGCCGTATGTccctgaccctgtcaccaccagggGTGGTCCCGCATTGGCCGGGATAGAGGAGCTGCCGGGCTAccccgcacagagagagcagagcgcTGAACCCCGGGGAGCCGCGCACCGAggcgccctctccccccacccacactACTGCGGGGCGGGCGCAGCGCAAAGACAATAAAAGACCAGAGAAGAAAACGTCCCCGATGCGTCTCTCACAGTCGggccgaaaaaaaaacaaaaaggccGTGCAGACGTCGCCGCTAGCGGCACGCCAGGCCGCACGAACGACAGGCACGAGACCGCCTTCCCTGTTCGCGTGACCTTCGCTTAGCGAAGGGACCGACGCGGTGCAGGGCGTGTGGCGGACTGGGCGCCTGGGACGTacgagccgctgctgtggcctTGCGGCGAcccgtcgtcatcgtcctcgtACTCCTCGTCCTTGTATTCGTTACCGAGCCCTTCGACATCCTGGAAGgcgtgctcctcttcctcaccttCGATGTCTTCGTTCTCAGCGTGCCGCTCAGCACGGTCCCCGTCCCGTGGTACAGGCGCCGCGAGACCTTTCGGCCTCTCAACGCTGTCCGCGCTGTCACCGCGCTGGTGGAACTCACGGCCTACCTGCAGCGGGGCCACGGTGGACGAGAGAATCTGCTCAAAGGCCGAGTAGGACTTGCTCAACACGGCGTTGCTACTGCCGACCTCGGTGCCCGCGGCTGGTTGTAGGCTCTGcgtcgcagctcctccgccgtcTGGTAACGCTAACGGCGGCATCTGCTGCCCACCACTCTCGTTCTTTGCCCTGTAGCGACccagcagcacacgcgccgtGTCGTTGAAGTACTGCGAGTTGCGAGCCAGTGGTGGCACGACTGTTATCGCGGAACTGGCGGTAGCACCACCGTGGAGGGACGGACCAGCTCCCAACGAAGCGCCGGCACCCGTGGCCCCAGCTCCCGGCAGAACGAGGGACGTTGCATATATTGGGGCAGAACCCCCCGCACCGCCAAcgtcgccgccggtgcctcCGCTCAGTGAATAGACATTGGCACGGCCCTCTTCATCGCTGGACCACATCTCCGACTCTACAGCGCCGGAGACATCACCGAACGAGTCCGcaaggccgccgctgctgctgttcccgACACGGTTCGTCGGGCTGCCGGCGGCTTCGGCGGCAGCCACAGCTACGCGCCGCGCACgcttgcgctgccgcgcctctACAGCCTGCTGTCCGATCGGATCAAAGATGCCGTCCACGCAGATGCCCGCAGCCGTCGACGGCGCCGAAATTAAGAAGCACGAGCGGTTTGCGCCGATCCTAGTTCTGCCTGTCGCGACAGCGTCGAGGCTCAGCCAATCGCCGCCCATGACGGCGTTGCCCATGTCCACGTCATCCACTTCTCCGGGGCAACGAGTACCGTTAaggcgcagctccttcatCCTGTGCCTGTAGCGCGTGCGGCGGCAAATGCACCACACTATAAGGGCGATGATAATAGCAGGTACCGCGAGGGCGATGAGGccgaggagagcgaggcgcTTGGTAGGTGAGCGGCGCGTGCCGAGGTTGTCTGGAGCGGGAGCTGCCaacgagagaggcggtgctgctatCGCGACGCTGTCATCGACCAAGACAACAGCGCTCCCGCCGGCCGAGGAGAATGACGACGATCCTCGCGGTCGTCGTTNNNNNNNNNNNNNNNNNNNNNNNNNNNNNNNNNNNNNNNNNNNNNNNNNNNNNNNNNNNNNNNNNNNNNNNNNNNNNNNNNNNNNNNNNNNNNNNNNNNNCACCGCGCAGGCGtgcgcccacacacaaacaacgccgtcgcctgcctgcctctctttgcgCTTGTTGAGGGTCCACCACGCGCGTCCGCGATGCGCTCGACAGATGAGCTGCGAATGGGCGGTGCACGCGTCACTCCGCCGGCCCCATCAGCTCTTCGCCGCGTGGCCGCGCGTGTGCGAGCTCGCGGATGCCGCGGCCGGTTGCTGtagtggggagggggaggaggggaggatCAGCGACGAACGGGATTGGGGACGCTAAAATCGTGGGACGGTGGCAGCCAAATCGTACCCGATGGAAATGGGCTGTAGGGGATGGGAAGGcgcagagacggagagaTCAAAGTAATCGAGGAAAACGAGACATGCGGTGGCACGCGATGGAGGGGGAATGAGGAGGTCACCATgacgcctcctcgcgcgGTGCCTTCTGTAtcctctccaccctctcctcgtcctcgccaTGCCACGATCCTCAGGATCAGCGACCGCCGCACAGAGGCTCCACACCTCGACCacgaggtgcagcaggagagggGTGGCGAGGCGGCACACTGGCACGCGAGTCTGCGTGAGTGTATGACGCGGCACTCCGCTCCAGCCGTGCggcccctctccccgccgCATGCAGTGCTCACGCATGTGAGCGGCCTCAGctccctttcgcttcttctgcGCAGCACCCGCGTTCAGTCTGTCCTGCCAGCCATTCTTCTGCGCTCCTTGTCGTTTTTTCATTCATACTGGCACAGGGCCATACAAAAATATTCGTCTAGCGCAAGACGATGCGGCGAAAACTCCCAGGCACATTTACCCTCACAGGTGCCCATCCATCGCAAGCAAGCAGACGCGCACAGCCACCGCTCAGCCCATCGCTATCACACTGCACACAGCGCGGGCTAGGCCCAGGGTCACACCCAACATCACCGCAGAGCAGCAAAGGCGAGTGGCAGTAGGCAGATGCGCATACTCGCTGGAACGTCGATACAATTTTAGGGAAGGTAGAACAGAAGTCATCATAACTGAAAATGTCctcggcacagcgccagcctACACCTCTCTGCCGGCGCCAAGAGCCCGCAACCGTGCCCGGAGGCAGGCGGCAGGCTCTTGGCTTCCCTTACAGAGTGGGCAATGAGACCCTCTAATATGACGGTGAGGCGGCCATCGTCATTAAGATGTTGAGGAACAAGGAAATACAAGAGAACGGAAACGACATACTTAACAGAAGATAAAAAGGGAGTTCGGACGTTTCTATGCAGCGCACATCTTTACATCACGGATTAGCCAGCAAGCAGACGCGTACAGCCagcggccgctgcaccgcggcggcgaggacgtcgCCTAGGACGCACCGTCCGCCGTCGCATCccgccaggcgcctggcggacCCACCATGTCCATCCTCGACCCCCCTCttcgcgtgcgtgctgcgccaccggcaccagcCGGGCTCGGGTGGACGGCATGACTCCATCCACGCGGGCAGCGgccagggtcctgctcgagAGCGGAAGCTGTGGCGTCCGTCGAGGTGTCGGGGGTGCCGATCCTCGGCCACGCACATCCGTGCAGCGGAGAGCTGCACTGGGTTGCGGCGTCTTGCACCGGAGAGtgcgctccaccgcgcgAAGTGCTCCGATGCCCAGTGTGCCGCACTCCAGAGGGCGGAttgctgcgcagctggcCTGACGTCTCCGTCGAcagagggggtgaggagggtgACGCCATCAGCAGAgaaggtgcgctgcagcccgGGGCGCCGCGTTCAGCTCCACGCCCAGCGAGTCCACCACAAAcggtgaagagaagagcgcgcAGGCCACGTCGCTGTGGGGCTCCGCAGGAAAGCGTGGCGATCTTCGTACTCGCACGACACAAAGAAGACAAACGacaaaacacacgcacatgggcacagacagagggggagagatggggagagagacgggggtACGCCCGGaggccaccaccccctcactccccctcccttcgccGTGATGCACatcgtgcagcagcttcacgCCGCCTCGCCCCTTCCTTCACACGATGAGCACCGCCACAACCccaggagcagcgccgctcagAACAACCTGGGCCCGGGCGTGGCCGGatgccagctgctgcgtggtgcCATAACGCTCACGACCGTGCCAGCGTAGTGgtgtcgccaccaccatcgccggTGGACGCCCCctcaccagcgcctccaTCGTCCCCACTGGGTGCGCACAGCTGTGGCGTCAACGTTAGAGGCGCTGGTGACGGCACTTGCGCTGTCCgcctcgctggtgctggAGTTACCGGAAGGTGTGAAGGTCCCACTCCCATAgggccgccacaacaacGACGAACTGCCGCTGGAGCAGCGTAACACCATTAGGCCTTCATTCTGCTTTCCGAAGGCGTGAGGGACTCCATTCTGCTGCTCTAGGCAGCGTCAGAAGAGGTGATCTCGCTGCTGTCCGAGGGCCAAgacgcctcgctgctgtTCGAGTGCCAAgacgcctcgctgctgctcccagCAGCGTCAGAAGAGGTGATCTCGCTGCTGTCCGAGGGCCAAgacgcctcgctgctgtccgAGGGCCAAgacgcctcgctgctgtccgAGGGCCAAgacgcctcgctgctgtccgAGGGCCAAgacgcctcgctgctgctcccagCAGCGTCAAGGAACGTTATGCTTTTTGTGGCCAACAGCTGTGCAGAatgcggaggcggtggcacgGAGAGCAGGTCGACGCCCACGGCGTGTGCCCGCGGCTCAGCGCATGCGCTGAGCGCAAGCAAGGCCAGGACGCACGCCACCAGCACGGCAAGCAGACTCACGGCACGCATCTTCATGGTGCTGTTTCACAGGTGGACGAATGTGGAATAGGCGCTCACACTTTGCACAGGCTGACGCTCGTCGAGGGATGGGGTAGCAGTGCTGGCGGGTTGTGGGTCGGTCCGTGCAAATTAGGGCAGTCGGAAGGGCTATGTGAAGTGAAAGGTGTTAGCGAAAGGAGGCAAATCGGTAATAGAGATGACCAGGAGTATGCGTTAGAGTCCCTTTTCAGgtgcaggcgtgtgtgcatgggtgtgtgggcGATGGCACACGCCAGCGTTTCAGACGCGTGAAGTGCGCAAACGGAAACATCGTGGCGAGTGCGCGTGGGTGACACGCGGCACGGAAGGCGGGGACgcggggagggaaaaggcgaGACGAGTTGGCAAAGAGGAGAACGCCGTGGTGCGCGAATGGAGAGGCACAAGCTCTGATGCAACAGAGCGCCAGGGCGAGCGGGaaaggcgcacacgcacacgctcaccACGTGGGGAGCCAACGTGCGCGCGCTTggcctgccgcagcggcaagtCGTACGCCGTGGTGGCCGGCAATGCGCGCTGCGCTCATCGGCACCGCAAAGACCGCACGCGGGTGCTGGCGAAGGTAGTGCGAGGGCAACTGATTCGTGGCGCGCTGCTTTGGCGGGTCCGACAGCGATCAAGCAGAAGGAGCAGACAAAGACGAGAAAGCAGGGGAGCGCGGCAGGGCAGACAccgacacacccacagcgtGGCCGCGCGGAAGCCCGTGTGACAGCACCGCGCGCCTCTAAGTGTTGCCCAGCGTCGTACTGccctgcagcgacagcacagCCAGCTCCCTCGCCAGCGTGctcagcgtcgccgtcatgGCCGCCTGATCGCGGCGTACCCGCTGGAGACCCACCAGCGGCTCTGCGTCGCAGTCGGCAGTCACGGGTGAAGCGGAGTGGCCGCTTCGCCGAtcaggtgccgctgccgcaccggcgGTGGACGCTTGATGAGCATACTCCACGGCACGCTGGTAGTTCAGCTCCGTCACCTCAATCGCAAACTGATGATCCTCTTGCATGCTGATGTAGCGACGGCGGAATGCCTCCTCCTGAATgagccgctgctgggcgagtgtgtgtgattGGCGCACCTGGCGCGAGACACGCGCATCGTGGCGATGGTCAGCATCCTTCGCCCCCGCCCCGCTGCGCCCCGCGGATGCCCAGACCACTCGCTCGCGCGCCCTCGCTCTTGCGCCAGCGGCGTGATGCTCCGGCGACAGAATGCCTCCATGTCGGGCCTGCGCGGGGCTCGCCGAGGTCGCACGAGGAGCGGtggaagcagcagtggcaggggCCGCTGCTCGGGCCACGGTCGGGTTGCTGTGCTCCGAAGCTGTGGTGCAACGCTGCTCTTCGGCTGGGGGGCGACAGCTCGGCACGCGCCCGTCGTGCGGAGGTGATACGGCCCCTGCAAGAGCGCCGGTCGCGAATCCGAATGGGATGCGTCGCGCCACTGGACAGGGGAACGTGTCCACTGGCAAGTCCTGTTGCCTGTGCAGGGGCTGCTGAAGCGGTGCCGCACGGTGCCGCATTGGCTCCCCGGCATCCGGCGAGCCGCTCAGGTAGAGACTCCACGGCGCGGCATCGGCTGTCGCCGACGCCGGCATCGCGCAAACATCCGCACTCCGCTCCGTCAAGTCAACGCGAAGGTGTGGCGGACTCcgcagcgaggagagagaccgTGACGACACGCAGCCGCTGGTGGAGGCAACAGCCGCAACGGTGGCCCCCACCGCCGGCATGGCGCGACTACCGCAGTGCGGAGGTAGTAGTGCAGTAGGCGGCCCGGAAGGACAGACGCCCGCTGCCGTTgcaaccgcagcggcgccggcggttCCCAGGAGGGCCTCGCGCgcctccagcaccgctgtGGCAAGCATGCGAGGGCTGTACACGGCAGCGTAGCCAGGCGCCAACGCCGAACTTGGGAGAAGGCCACCACCAACGCCATTAGAGGCGACACCGGCCCACCTCGTAGCGGCAGAACGCGCCCGGTGTGcgctggcacacacacgagaggcCGCCTCGACGGCCAGCGAGACGACTGAAACAAGGGGCGAGGACTCCATCGGCAGCACATGGTCATGTGAGTCGCCGTGAGAGTGGCCGGCGGGCTGCGCGTCCGGACGAGCACACAgcgcaccggcggcggctgccggcTTCTGCAACGCTCGCGGAtgtcgcagccgctgcgctgcagcagcgctccgaCAGTCGTCCCGGGGGCTGCGCCGACGGACGCCGTCACACACAAAGCCGAGCGACGTAGCGGGCCGCCACGTGCGTGCTACGGCTCCCGTCTCCTCGCCGCCATCGGCACCGTCCACCTCCGCACTGCTCCCCGACCTGCACATGACGACAGCCcgcggcgccagcaccgccgcaaGCCCTGGATGTGATGCGTGCGGCCCACTCGAGGAGCTCCGCAGCGGATGGACgccctgcagcaccgcagcgatCCCAAagccgcgcgcgccgccgttgcgTGCACGAAAACCCTCGCCGGTGCTGCCTTCCGCACGCCAgcgcgcaccgctgcaccgaCCACGTGGGCCGACTTGCACGGCGCCTCCCACGTCGAACTCACGCTCAGCTCTGTTCCCCCTGCGCTCCGGAGCCGGCGAAGTGATGACGGTCAGCCGCACGCGTGAACGggacgacgacagcgcggCCACGCGCTGGCACGCTTGTGCGCTGGCACGCCTGGCTCCCGGCACATGCACTGCCGACGCCCAGCTCTGCGTCGTCTCAGCGAGGCCAGCGGACGCCACCACACGGGGTGAAGCGCTGCCAGCCGTGCCCGAGATGCCAGTGGTGCTCGCGCTGCGTAAGCTCGTGGGAGGCGCCCGCGTGCGCGCCCCAGAAGCTTTGCGGACAGACGGCGGTGCCAGCGACGCTTCGGAGAGGTCGTCCTCCGCGCCAGCAGAGCTGAGTACCCAACGGACAGCGTCGACGCCACCCTTGAGTGGACTTTTCGCCGTCCTGCCATCTCCGCGGCGCGACTGCGGTGGATGGCCGTCGTCGCACTCGGCCAGTAGCTGCGTGGCAGGGCGCTGCGGGGACGGCGTGACGGCCgccgaagacgacgacagcgcggcggtctcggcagccgcgccgccgaCTAGAGATGCGTGACTGCGCCACCGATCCAGCGCTCGCCCTTGCGCCGGCCACGTCTGAGTGTGGGCTGGGCGATCAGCTGATGAGGCGACACCACGATGCGCCCCGTCCACCCccagagcggcagcagcgccatcccTCAGGGAGACTGCGGCGGGGGACGCATGGCACTCACGAGACGTCCACACCTCACGGTCTCCGGCACGAGTCTCGCTGGCCACGTCGGGGTCAGAGGCTGAAGGCTGACGCGCGACGCCGTGTGCGTCGGTGGCACGGCTCTTGCTGTGGGGGTGGCTCCCACAACGGCCTGGGTCGAGGGAGGACGCGCCATCGCCGGCTCTCCATGGCGCCAGGGGAAGCGGCGGAGGGCTTTCGCCAGCGATTGCCGTGGCGCCATCACTACCGCCGCAGCTCACAGCGCGCTCCCCTGGTGTAGCTAGAGGGGGTCGCCACTCGGCTAGCTCCGTCATGGCAGGGCCCGTGCCGCCCTCGCCCTtatcgctgctgctacccCCACGAGTCTCCTCGACGCTTCTctgaggtggtggcggcacggATGGCGGCGCCCGCGCCGAGGGCGAGCGCGACGCTAGCGGAGACGGCGCCGGGGATGACGCCTGCGATGAGTCGAGCGGCTGCCGCGTTTCGTCggcccgctgcgcctcgcccGGGCGGCCACcttcggcgctgccgctgctgctcggcaaCCGGTGGCACGCGTGCCGCGTAGTCAGCagcgagaaagagggcgggtgacgcggcgccggtgcctgCGACGGCGGTCGTGCGCCGTTCGTCTCGGTGAGCCCGGGCGAGCTGCTCCTGGCGCTATCGCCGTCCTCCACGCCGCCGACGGCGCGATGGCGGGAGTCAGACCCGTGCCGACGGCTGTAATGACGGCGACAGGACTCGCCGCGATCGTAGCTGTCAGAGGGCGTCGCGGTTGTCGCGCTCGCCCTGCTGCACGCCCCCCGCCATGCCACCGGACGCGAGGGGGACGCAGA
This genomic window contains:
- a CDS encoding 3'a2rel-related protein, giving the protein RRPRGSSSFSSAGGSAVVLVDDSVAIAAPPLSLAAPAPDNLGTRRSPTKRLALLGLIALAVPAIIIALIVWCICRRTRYRHRMKELRLNGTRCPGEVDDVDMGNAVMGGDWLSLDAVATGRTRIGANRSCFLISAPSTAAGICVDGIFDPIGQQAVEARQRKRARRVAVAAAEAAGSPTNRVGNSSSGGLADSFGDVSGAVESEMWSSDEEGRANVYSLSGGTGGDVGGAGGSAPIYATSLVLPGAGATGAGASLGAGPSLHGGATASSAITVVPPLARNSQYFNDTARVLLGRYRAKNESGGQQMPPLALPDGGGAATQSLQPAAGTEVGSSNAVLSKSYSAFEQILSSTVAPLQVGREFHQRGDSADSVERPKGLAAPVPRDGDRAERHAENEDIEGEEEEHAFQDVEGLGNEYKDEEYEDDDDGSPQGHSSGSYVPGAQSATRPAPRRSLR
- a CDS encoding 5'a2rel-related protein; amino-acid sequence: MMDISIGSPASSYRSRSSRSSGDCTQRPGLARDAGGSSDSGAAGQTTGLLTDAAGLGDANDGDGRRHSRRRLEDSCGGFEGSRSGLEPTAAGEDRCPPSLGWGGEAACRPPPPNASVAPAPQRQGTDVLVDALSSCESMRPSRRTPSSIPLCAPLPSSSSPVTGGGGAVHLASRHARPLLPGDRLHSRVEGMASLCTAAGHGQASAAIPPLSAAASRAAGERGCTDDAVCARAPRAAPLEADARASAPAAVATAAPATRSPERQQANSRTFVHTESLSPLRRAEHTVRAPRNTERDVAAEAPPDAEVLGACCGPLGMLALELLPGGGGQEVLGNRPRAERALRLARVSHTTATLASPPALSPTPTSAEPLPRPPPLSSASTAAAPERQPRLRVPSQPLESANSASPSRPVAWRGACSRASATTATPSDSYDRGESCRRHYSRRHGSDSRHRAVGGVEDGDSARSSSPGLTETNGARPPSQAPAPRHPPSFSLLTTRHACHRLPSSSGSAEGGRPGEAQRADETRQPLDSSQASSPAPSPLASRSPSARAPPSVPPPPQRSVEETRGGSSSDKGEGGTGPAMTELAEWRPPLATPGERAVSCGGSDGATAIAGESPPPLPLAPWRAGDGASSLDPGRCGSHPHSKSRATDAHGVARQPSASDPDVASETRAGDREVWTSRECHASPAAVSLRDGAAAALGVDGAHRGVASSADRPAHTQTWPAQGRALDRWRSHASLVGGAAAETAALSSSSAAVTPSPQRPATQLLAECDDGHPPQSRRGDGRTAKSPLKGGVDAVRWVLSSAGAEDDLSEASLAPPSVRKASGARTRAPPTSLRSASTTGISGTAGSASPRVVASAGLAETTQSWASAVHVPGARRASAQACQRVAALSSSRSRVRLTVITSPAPERRGNRAEREFDVGGAVQVGPRGRCSGARWRAEGSTGEGFRARNGGARGFGIAAVLQGVHPLRSSSSGPHASHPGLAAVLAPRAVVMCRSGSSAEVDGADGGEETGAVARTWRPATSLGFVCDGVRRRSPRDDCRSAAAAQRLRHPRALQKPAAAAGALCARPDAQPAGHSHGDSHDHVLPMESSPLVSVVSLAVEAASRVCASAHRARSAATRWAGVASNGVGGGLLPSSALAPGYAAVYSPRMLATAVLEAREALLGTAGAAAVATAAGVCPSGPPTALLPPHCGSRAMPAVGATVAAVASTSGCVSSRSLSSLRSPPHLRVDLTERSADVCAMPASATADAAPWSLYLSGSPDAGEPMRHRAAPLQQPLHRQQDLPVDTFPCPVARRIPFGFATGALAGAVSPPHDGRVPSCRPPAEEQRCTTASEHSNPTVARAAAPATAASTAPRATSASPAQARHGGILSPEHHAAGARARARERVVWASAGRSGAGAKDADHRHDARVSRQVRQSHTLAQQRLIQEEAFRRRYISMQEDHQFAIEVTELNYQRAVEYAHQASTAGAAAAPDRRSGHSASPVTADCDAEPLVGLQRVRRDQAAMTATLSTLARELAVLSLQGSTTLGNT